The Kiritimatiellia bacterium genome includes the window GGCTCGGAGGTCTTCCCTCAACAGACGCAGGTCTTCCGTCAGGGCGGGCGGCACGACGGGCGTGGTGCGCGCGACGATGGCGGGATTGGTCGGAGGCGGCTGGAGTCCTGACGTCTCGACCGGCGCGTTGGGCCCGCGGGGCACATAGCGGGCCGATAACGCGGCGGCTAGCCCGAGTAGAAGCAGCGCAGCGATGGCCCAAGCAGCCTGGCGGCGTCGGCGGCGCTCGCGTTGCCCGCTGACCTCGGCCTGGACAAGCGCCTGGACCAGAAAACGGGTCCGGCCGAGTTCAAACTCGTCCCCGTGTTTCAGGCGCGCTTCCGAGACTTCGCGCTTGTTCACGAGGATTTTGTTCATCGATCCGAGGTCGCGGATGAACAATTCATCGCCGCGCTGCACAAGTTCGGCATGGCGCAATGCCGCTTCGGCGTCGGGCACATGGATGGCGCAAGCCGGGTCGCGACCGATGCACATGGGCTGCTCGCTCACGGTGATGCGCTCGCCCGTGCGTGTTCCGTTGAGAAAGATGACGCGATAAATCATCCGGAACGAAGCATACCCAACTGGCCACCGCTCGCCAACGCGAAATCCTGGACCCTGGCGCGAAAAAACTGTCCTCCAGGGCCGGTTCGGCCCAGACTGGCTGACATGGCTAATGCCGATGAGGGTCGACGGCCCGGTGAACCCCGGTATGTGTTCGACAACGGCGTCCGATTCGAGTGCGTGCGGTGCGGCCGCTGTTGCACCGGGGCGCCGGGGATCATTTTCGTCAACCGCCAGGATGCGGAACGGATTGCCGGTCATCTCGGCCTGGCGCTTGATACCTTTCTGGCGACCCATACCCGGCCGTGGAAAGACGGCCACACACTGGTTGAAAAAGCGAACGGCGAATGCGTTTTTTATGAAGAGGGCCGCTGCCGGATTTATGAGGTGCGGCCGACCCGTTGCCGAACCTATCCGTTCTGGCCGGAAACCCTGCGTTCGGAGGAAGCGTGGCGCGAAACCTGCGCGGAGTGCCCCGGCATTGGGCGCGGGCGGATCCATTTGAGGGATGAAATTTTGCGATTGATCCACGCGTCGTGGGAGGCGGGCCCCCAATCAAAGGCCCATCAACCGCCGAGCGATTGAGCCGCCCGAAAGACCTCCTCGACTGAGATCGAGTCGAGCCGGCTGTCTGGTGCCCGTAACACGCGAACCCGCGCGCCACGGGGCGCCCACAGCGCCGGATCCGTCGGTCCGAACAGGGCGAGGGTTGGCGCCCCGACTGCCGCAGCCAGGTGGGTAATCCCGCTGTCATTCCCAATGTAGCCGGAAGCCACCGAGAGGATTTGGGCGACCTCGCGGATGGATAAACCCGCAAGCAAGGAGATGTCCGCGGCGTTTCGTTCGATTCCTTCCCGTGCGGCTGCATCCGCCTCGCCCACGAGGAACAACGGCTGCCGGCCCGTTTCTCGCAAGCGACGCGCGAGCTCGATAAATCGACCGGCCGGCCAGTTTTTGGAAGGACTGCCGCTTCCGGGGTGAAGGATCCAGGCCGGCTGGCGCGGCCCGAGCCGCGCGCGGCCGGCCGCTCGCTCGATCTCCGGTAGGTCGATCCGCGGGGATGCGCCCGCCGCATAGATCGCAAGGGATTCGAGGGGTTTGAGGAGATGGTCAACGGCATGGGTCTCGCGGACGATCGGTGAACCGCTGATCACCTGACGGGCGCCGGCTCTCATCAGATTTGTTTCCACGGTGCCGTCCGGATCGTGGAAATAGTTGAATACGAGATCGAAGGACTGGATGAACGCGCGCTGGTCTTCGGGGATTGTTGGATTCAATGCGAAAAATCGGGCGATTTGTGCCGCGTGCAGTGAGCCGATGGAGTCGACCAACCCGGCGACCCGGGCAATTTCTGCAATGTGGGGGTAGCCGATGAGTTCAATCTGGGCCGTCGGCCATCGTTCTCGCAGCGCAGCAAAAACGGGAAGCGTGACGATGAAATCGCCGATCGCCCCGCCGCGCAGCACGAGGAATCGGGGCCGCTTGTTCACCGTGAACAGTATAGTTCTAGGGGCTTTGCTGACTCCAGAAAAACTGAGGCGACGAAGAGGGGGTGTGGACGCGCAATCCCTGCCGAAATGGGTCGACAAATACAACCCAACTGGACAAAAACAGCCGAACGGGGAAAATTTTGCTTGAGAGAACCTTTCCGCGAATGGGATAAGAAGGGCTTCGCGCGGGGGCGTAGCTCAATTGGTTAGAGCGCTGCCCTGTCACGGCAGAGGTCGCGGGTTCGAGCCCCGTCGCCCCCGCCACTTTATCCTATGCACCTTTCAAGTCGCTGGCTGCTCGCCATGGCCGCTTTATTCGTCGGATCAACACACGCGGAACCGCCGGATGGGGGCGCCGTTTCCGCGCAGGAAGCTGCGGCTGCGGTTTCCACAGTGGTCGGCGATTTGAGAATCCATGACGGAATAGGCAGCGGGCGGATTGCGCCGCGACGCGTCTCCGTTTGGCTGCCGCCGGGTTACGAAGACAACGCCGATCGTCGCTATCCCGTCCTCTACATGCACGATGGCCAGAATTGCTTCGATGTTGCGCGTTCGGCATTCGGGATGGAATGGCGCATGGACGAAGAGGCGACGCGCCTGATTGCCGAGGGACGGATCGAACCCATTATCATCGTGGGCATTGACAACAACGGCGAGTTGCGACGCGACGAATATGGGGAGACAGAGCTAGGCGCGGAATACAGGAGATTTGTCGTCGAGACGGTAAAGCCGCTGGTGGACCGAACCTACCGCACGAAACCCGAAGCTTCACACACGGCCACGATGGGCGCATCGATGGGCGGAACCGTCTCCTTTTTGCTGGCGTGGGAAAGGCCCGATGTGTTTTTTGGCGCGGCCTGCCTTTCGCCGGCCTTCATGGATCCCATCCAAAATCGGGTTCGCCGGCATCGCGGCAAGCGACCCCCGATTCGGCTGTACATCGATAATGGGGAGCTTGGAATCGACCAGAAGCTGCAACCGGGCATCACGATGATGCTGGTGCGCCTTCAGCAAAAGGGGTTCGAGATCGACGAGGACCTGGTCTTTTTCCTCGACGAGAAGGCCGAACACAACGAAAAAGCCTGGTCCGCGCGCGTCTGGCGCCCTCTCGAGTTTTTGTTCGGCACGTCGCGCAACTAGGGGCGGTCGCATGCCTCGACAGAAAATCATCCTGCCGGAGACGTGGCTATACGAAACGGTCGTCCCGATACGGATCACGGACCTGAATTACGGCCGGCACGTGGGTAACGACACGATTCTCGGATTACTTCAAGAGGCGCGGGTGCGATGGTTGCGGTCGCTCGGCTATGACTCGGAACTGCTTGAGGGTTCGCTGGGGCTGATTCTCGTCGATCTCGCTGTGAGATTCCGGTCGGAACTCACCTACGGCGACGATCTTCTCGTCCGACTGACGGTTTCCGAATGGTCGCACACCGGCTTTGAGCTGGCATACCTTGGACTGAAGGCGTCCGATCGCTCGGAGGCGGTGCGAGCGCTGACTGGCCTGGTTTTCTTTGATTACGCCTCGAAGCGAATCGCGGCTGCGCCGCCGGATTTTCGCAGCCGGGTTGAACATTCGGGTCCGCCGCGCTAGACACTTGAATTATTTCGATTTCTGCCGTGTCAAAATATTGGGGCCGCAAGAAAACCCTTGCAATCACGCCCAAATGCGCGATGGTCCGTATCTAACGGATTTCTAACACATGAAAGTGGCGAGAGGATTTTGGTCGCATGTGCTCGTGGTGCTGGCGGTAGCCGTTGTGTTGTCGGCGATTGCCCGTCACGCCGGGTACTCTGTCGCTGCATGGGCATTGCTCGCGAGTGGCGGGTTGGCCATCGCGTTTTTGGCATATTTCTTCCGAGACCCCGATCGGCCGGTTGTCGAGGATTCCCGCGCCGTGGTGTCCGGCGCGGATGGATGGGTGCGATCGGTGGAGCGGTTTCGGGAGGACAAGTACCTCAAGACCGACTGCGTGCGGATCAGCACTTTCCTCACGCCGTTTGACGTCCATGTGAACCGAGCGCCGATTGCGGGTTCCATCGCGGCGCTGGATTACACGCCGGGCAAGCACCTGTTCACGATACAGGAGGCGGCCTCCGACGTGAACGAACACAGTTCGATTGTAATCGTCGGCCGCCGCACGCGATGTTTAGTCAAACAAATTGTGGGTCCGATCGTCCGCCGCGTTGTATATTGGCTTACGGTGGGCCAATCGGTCGAGGCGGGCGAGCGCATCGGCATGATGAAATTCGGGTCGAGATTAGATGTTTATCTCCCGGAGGAGGATGTGGAAGTGCTGGTGAAGCCTGGAGACCGCGTCCTCGCCGGAATTACCGCGATTGCTCGCATTCGAAAGGGGGATTCTACATGATGTGGCGAAAACTTTTGCCGAATTTGCTGACGCTCGCCGCTCTTGGCTGCGCGATGCTGAGCATTCTAAAGGCCGTCGAGGGCGAATTTGTTGCCGCCGCGCAATTCATCATGCTGTGCCTGGTTTTCGACGGGCTTGATGGCAACATCGCCCGTTGGTGCCGGGGCGCGACAAAGTTCGGCGCGGAACTCGATACCTTCGTGGACATTATCGGTTATGGCGTGGCGCCCGCACTACTTGCCCACCAGTTGGTAATGAAGGACCACGGCGTATGGGGTCTTCTTTACGTATGTTTTGCGCCAATGTCCGGGGCGTTGCGGCTGGCGCGATTCCGCGTGGTGGATCCGCACCGTGGGCAGAAGGGCTATCTGGGCTTGCCGATCACGGTCAACGCAGGATGGGTTGCGATGATGGTTTTTGCCACGCAGACGGGTTTGCTCAGGGAGGATCTCTTCACGCTGGCGGGCGGGCCCTTCGCCGCGATGGTCTGGACCGTGTCGACAGCCATGCTGTTTCTGCAGGTCTCGACCTTGCGTTACAGCAAGCCGACCAAGGCTCCTCTGTTTTTCTTCGCCGGCATCGCGATGGTTCTGATGCTTTTCCTCAAGGAAGAGATCGCTTTGGTCTCGGCGCTTTCCATGTGCGCGTATGGTGTGTTTTACGCCTTCATCAGCCCGTTTTTGCCGCGGCATGCCGAGTTGGTGGACCGGGCTGCGGAATCCGGCGAGTTGGAGTCGGCCGAAGATCCCGTCCGCTATCGTTCCTCATAAGCGCGTCGAATTCGGAACTCGGCTGCTATTTGTAATCCGACGATACACATTCGTCGGGCTTATCAAAGTTCCGCGCTGATGTTTTCGAGAATTCGGTCCGAAAGGAAGGCCTGGGCAGGTTGGCGATTGACCACTGTTACGGAACCGCGAATCACCACATTCTTCCCGAAACGGATGTCTCCCACTACCTTTAGCGATTCGCAGGCGACCAGCGAGGGAGCCCCGTCAGGAAAGCGAGCGGCGAAATCGCTCCAATTCTTGTAGTGCGCTGTGTCGAGCTTTATCGCGGGAGGGATTCCGTTCCGCGCAGGCACCAGTTCCAAGCGATGGTCGAGGCTCAGGGCGTAGGCATCGGACCACAGACCGAGGAGGTCATCCGTGGTTTTCACGGGGCTAAATCGGGACCGGGGCACCTCAATCGCGATGGCGCCAGGAAGGGCGCCAATGGCGGCGCCCATCGCTGTTTCCAACTGCAAAACGGCAGGGGTGGAAGGATCTTTGGGATCCACGGTCTTTCGATTCACCATGACAGGGAGGTCCGGCGGACCGCCGTGCCGTTCGATGAAATGGGAGAGGGCAAGCAGGTCGAGCCAGAGGTTGTTCGTATTGAAGAAACGGTGGCGCGTGATGTCCTGGAAGAAGTGTGCTTCCTCCGACGGGCATTGCGCCGATTCGCGGAGGATGTATCCGCCTCCCTTTTTTCGGGCCAGGTGGCCCCCCTTGCGGTCGGCGGCGGTTCGGGCGGTCACTTCCATCATGAACGGCGCACCGGAATCCGCGAAATAACCTAGCAGGCCGACGTCCAGGCCGGCGCCGAGATTGTCCGCGTTGGAGACGAAGGCGTAGCGGATTCCGGCTGCCAGTAATCGTGCCGCGATTCCGGACCCGAAAAGCGCCGCGTACAGGTCGCCATGGCCTGGCGGACACCATTCCTTAGAAGGGTCCGCGGGCCATTCCACCGGCAGGAGAGTATCCGCGAGAAGCCGGGGTATACGGTTTTGCCGGAAGGAGAGCGGCGCCGCCTGTTCCGAAAGCGCGGGGTATGCCGCCAGCGCACGGAGCGTGTCCGCTTCCGTGTTGTAGCTGTTCATCAGGAGGAGCGGAAGCGGCGCACCGCAGAACTGTCGGAGATGAAGAATTTGACGCGCGATGATGTCGAGGAACGTCAGACCGTCCTTGACGGGCAGAAGGGATTTCGCCCGGTCGAGGCCCATGCTTGTACCCAGCCCGCCATTGAGCTTGATGACGGCGGTCTGCGCGAGGGCCCGCTCGCCCGAAGCGGTGTGGTGCGCAGCATCGGCCGCGGTTGGCAGCGATCCGACCGGTTCGATCTCGGATTCGGCGATCAAGCCGGATTCCCCGGAGGCGACGCGCAGGAAGGCTCGTTCGAATCCGGCGAGAAGAGCCGATGTGGCGCCATCCGCCTGCAATTTTTTCAGTGCGGCTCCAAGCCCGGGGTGCATGGCAGATATTTATTCGTTCGCGTTGAGCGTTGCCACTCGAATATTGTCTGAAAGGTTTACCGGCTGTCTTCGATAAAAACGCTGTGCGTACGAAAGAGCAGATCGCCGACGAGCTGACCCGCCTCGAGGAAGCAAACTATTACAGCGAGGATTTCGAATGGCTGTCCTCGGTGCGGGCGTATCGCGATTCTCTTTGCCCGGAAGAACAGAACCTTCTCGCCGAAATTGTGGCCAGCCGTTTGTTGCGGGAAGGATCTATGACGGATGTTCTCATGTGCTCCATCATCCATGTGCCTTCAGCCGGGTCCGTCCTGGCTGCCAAACTGGACCGGGAGGTTGTGCCTTCACAGTTGACACGAGCTCTCATTACTGCGCTGCAGCACTACCGGGGCGACGATGTATTCCGGGCCGTGGCTCGTTTTGTGGATTCAGATCAGGAGAACGAGGCCTTGCGCGCGCTGGCCAAAATTGATTTTCACCGGGCGCTGCCGTATATAGCTCGCGCGGCGCGGGTGGAACACCAGCGCGACCTGGTCCTACATATCCTTCATGACCGATTCAAGGAGCGCGGGCGTCTGCAGGAACTAGCGTTGGAGCTTCGCGCCTTTGCAGCGGGATGGCAGGATCCCGACTTTCTCGGGTCGATTGTTCGGTTGCTCCGCTGCAAGCCCGAGCTGTACAACCCCTTTCGCGAAGAGGAGATTTGTTTTCTTGAGTCGGAACTTTTGTCATCTTAATTGTTCGGAATAAAAATTTCGGCGCCCTCTGCGCCGCAACTTCAATCAAAGGAGAAAGAGTCGATGAAAAAACTGAGTGCTGTTTTTGCATTAATCGCCATAGGCTTCTCCGGCGCCCTGCGCGCCGCGACGTATGAGGTCGATCCATCGCACTCCCACATCGGGTTCGCCGTCCGGCACATGGTGGTCGCAACGGTCCGAGGGACCTTTGACGAATATGTGGGATCGTTCAATTATGATCCGGAAAACCCGGCGAATTTTTCGGCATCGGCGACCATCAAGACGGCAAGTATCAACACCCGTAATGCGAAGCGGGACGATCATCTTCGCAGCCCTGATTTTTTTGATGCCGAGCAATTTCCCGAAATCAAATTCGAGACGACGGGCGCCGAACTGGCCGGCGATCAACTCGTGGTGCGCGGAAATCTGACCATGCGAGGAGTGACGAAGGAAATTATCCTGCCTCTCACCTTCAGTGGAATCGTCAAGGATCCCTGGGGCAACACGCGAGTAGGCTTTGAGGGATCGACGACAATCAATCGTCAGGATTGGGGCATTTCGTGGAGTAAAACGCTGGATACCGGTGGCCTGGTCGTTTCCGATGACGTGAAGATCGAGCTCAGCGTTGAGGGCATTCAAAAGTCGGAGTGACAGATCGATCGGCGATCGATAAAAGCCCCGCCCAACCTGGGCGGGGCTTTTTTTCTGGATCCCTGCGAGAATGGCGGGCCGGTCAGGGCAGGAACTGGCCCTTTTTGATTTTTTCGGGCAGGTAGTGTTCGAGGACGAAGTTGAGGCCGTGCTTGGCAAATGCCTGCTGTTCGATGCGGACGCCCATGTCGATCATTTGCTGGAGCGCCTGCTGCCACTCCTTGTAGTGTTTTACGAACGGATCGTTTTTCAACGCGTCTTTTGCGCGCTTGATGTCCGCCTCCTCAAGCGGATGCGTCGCGTCTTCCAGGTCGTAGTCAATGATGTCCTGCGGCGTCACGCCAAGGAATCGGCAGGTCGGGACGCAAAAATATCGGTTGATGTGGGCGGCCTGGCCGGAGCCGACCTTGAGGGTGCGATAGATGTTGCAGTAGCCGTACGGATCGCCGTCGGTGAAGGCGAGGACAGGAATTTTTTGCTCATCCGCAAGCCGGCGGATGAAGCGGCGGCACGCGCGCGTCGGTACGCCGCTCATAGAGACAAGGATGCAGTTGGCCTTCGCATAATAACGGTGGTGGACGAGCCGTTGAAACAGCGAGGCGGTTTCGACGGCGAGCACAAACTTCGCGCGGGTTTCGAATTTCAGGTGTTCGACGCGGGAGGGGATGCTCCACGCCCCCGTGCCGAGCTTGGTGCAGTCGATCCGGATGGGTTTGCCCGATTCGGGGTCCTGGTCGATCACGATCAGCGGTCCGCAAACCTCGCCGCCGCGTTCCTCCGGGATATACCCGAGCTGCTCCCGGTTCACTCCGAGCATCGCCTCGATGTCATCAAGCAGCGTGTCGGATTCCGGCTGCTCGTCGAATCGGCATTCGCCCCAGCTTTTGGAGTTGTAATAAATTTCCCGCTTGCCGGCGATATCGTTCTTGTCGAGCAAGTCATTCTTCGTCGTTGCGAGCAGCCGCATGGACTGCGCGAAGGTTTTGACGGTGTTGTAAGAGAGGGTCCGCGTCGCCATTCGGTTCAAAATCTCGAAATGGCCCGTTCGCGGGTCGTACTTGACATTGGCCAGCGAGCGGATCGGAAATCGGAGGGCGGGTTTTTTCCTCCGCTGGACGATGTCCTGATAAACGTTTTTGGCGACGTCGATGATTTTTTTCGACGCAGCCTGTTTGCTGATGGTTTCGGGAGTATCTTGGCTCATGGGGTCCGACGAATCTCCTAGGTCCAAACCAGCAAGCCGAGGATGAGCGCGCCGTACAGCGCAAGGTTCAGTAGGAGCGGCGGATCGGTCAGCAAAATGTGCTCCGGTCGGTCACCGAGCTCTCGGCGATACACGAGGTCCAGGTAGCGGAACAATCCATAGATGACGAACGGGATGGTCCAGCCGAGCTTGTGAGAGCCGAACTTTTCGACCGTATCGGGCCAGAACGTGTACAGACAATACGCGAGGAGCGTGGCGGACGCGATCATCGGGATCAGCACGTCGAGCAACTGGCGGTCGTAGGAGCGCAAACTGGGGCGTGTGGCGCCCTCTCGCTCCCCGAGGGCGACGAGCTCATGGCGGCGCTTGCACAACGCGAGAAAGAGGGCGAGGAGCAAGGCGCACAGAAGCAGCCATGGGGAAATCGCGACGCCGGCCGCGAAACCACCCGCGAGCGCCCGGAGCACAAATCCGATCGAGATGACCATCACGTCGACGAGCGCCAACTCCTTGAGGCCGAACGAATAGGCGGCCTGCAGCGCGAGGTAGCCCGCGATGGTGGCGAAAAAAGGCGCGCCAAGAAGCGGTGCAAGCGCCAGCGACATCGCGATCAGCAGGACGGCCAGTCGGATTCCGAATCGACGGGAAAGCGCGCCGGAGGCAAAGGGCCGGTTTCGCTTGGCGGGATGAAGGCGGTCAAGCTGCGCATCACGCAGGTCGTTGACCACGTAAACGCCGCTGGCGGCAACGCAAAAAACGA containing:
- a CDS encoding YkgJ family cysteine cluster protein, which translates into the protein MANADEGRRPGEPRYVFDNGVRFECVRCGRCCTGAPGIIFVNRQDAERIAGHLGLALDTFLATHTRPWKDGHTLVEKANGECVFYEEGRCRIYEVRPTRCRTYPFWPETLRSEEAWRETCAECPGIGRGRIHLRDEILRLIHASWEAGPQSKAHQPPSD
- a CDS encoding alpha/beta hydrolase-fold protein; its protein translation is MHLSSRWLLAMAALFVGSTHAEPPDGGAVSAQEAAAAVSTVVGDLRIHDGIGSGRIAPRRVSVWLPPGYEDNADRRYPVLYMHDGQNCFDVARSAFGMEWRMDEEATRLIAEGRIEPIIIVGIDNNGELRRDEYGETELGAEYRRFVVETVKPLVDRTYRTKPEASHTATMGASMGGTVSFLLAWERPDVFFGAACLSPAFMDPIQNRVRRHRGKRPPIRLYIDNGELGIDQKLQPGITMMLVRLQQKGFEIDEDLVFFLDEKAEHNEKAWSARVWRPLEFLFGTSRN
- a CDS encoding UTP--glucose-1-phosphate uridylyltransferase; the encoded protein is MHPGLGAALKKLQADGATSALLAGFERAFLRVASGESGLIAESEIEPVGSLPTAADAAHHTASGERALAQTAVIKLNGGLGTSMGLDRAKSLLPVKDGLTFLDIIARQILHLRQFCGAPLPLLLMNSYNTEADTLRALAAYPALSEQAAPLSFRQNRIPRLLADTLLPVEWPADPSKEWCPPGHGDLYAALFGSGIAARLLAAGIRYAFVSNADNLGAGLDVGLLGYFADSGAPFMMEVTARTAADRKGGHLARKKGGGYILRESAQCPSEEAHFFQDITRHRFFNTNNLWLDLLALSHFIERHGGPPDLPVMVNRKTVDPKDPSTPAVLQLETAMGAAIGALPGAIAIEVPRSRFSPVKTTDDLLGLWSDAYALSLDHRLELVPARNGIPPAIKLDTAHYKNWSDFAARFPDGAPSLVACESLKVVGDIRFGKNVVIRGSVTVVNRQPAQAFLSDRILENISAEL
- a CDS encoding YceI family protein; this encodes MKKLSAVFALIAIGFSGALRAATYEVDPSHSHIGFAVRHMVVATVRGTFDEYVGSFNYDPENPANFSASATIKTASINTRNAKRDDHLRSPDFFDAEQFPEIKFETTGAELAGDQLVVRGNLTMRGVTKEIILPLTFSGIVKDPWGNTRVGFEGSTTINRQDWGISWSKTLDTGGLVVSDDVKIELSVEGIQKSE
- a CDS encoding decaprenyl-phosphate phosphoribosyltransferase produces the protein MSSVFLSTLEALRPKQWTKNVAVLAPVLFALGDPSQGVGLPAIARAFAGVLVFCVAASGVYVVNDLRDAQLDRLHPAKRNRPFASGALSRRFGIRLAVLLIAMSLALAPLLGAPFFATIAGYLALQAAYSFGLKELALVDVMVISIGFVLRALAGGFAAGVAISPWLLLCALLLALFLALCKRRHELVALGEREGATRPSLRSYDRQLLDVLIPMIASATLLAYCLYTFWPDTVEKFGSHKLGWTIPFVIYGLFRYLDLVYRRELGDRPEHILLTDPPLLLNLALYGALILGLLVWT
- a CDS encoding DNA topoisomerase IV subunit A, translated to MSQDTPETISKQAASKKIIDVAKNVYQDIVQRRKKPALRFPIRSLANVKYDPRTGHFEILNRMATRTLSYNTVKTFAQSMRLLATTKNDLLDKNDIAGKREIYYNSKSWGECRFDEQPESDTLLDDIEAMLGVNREQLGYIPEERGGEVCGPLIVIDQDPESGKPIRIDCTKLGTGAWSIPSRVEHLKFETRAKFVLAVETASLFQRLVHHRYYAKANCILVSMSGVPTRACRRFIRRLADEQKIPVLAFTDGDPYGYCNIYRTLKVGSGQAAHINRYFCVPTCRFLGVTPQDIIDYDLEDATHPLEEADIKRAKDALKNDPFVKHYKEWQQALQQMIDMGVRIEQQAFAKHGLNFVLEHYLPEKIKKGQFLP
- a CDS encoding glycosyltransferase family 9 protein, giving the protein MNKRPRFLVLRGGAIGDFIVTLPVFAALRERWPTAQIELIGYPHIAEIARVAGLVDSIGSLHAAQIARFFALNPTIPEDQRAFIQSFDLVFNYFHDPDGTVETNLMRAGARQVISGSPIVRETHAVDHLLKPLESLAIYAAGASPRIDLPEIERAAGRARLGPRQPAWILHPGSGSPSKNWPAGRFIELARRLRETGRQPLFLVGEADAAAREGIERNAADISLLAGLSIREVAQILSVASGYIGNDSGITHLAAAVGAPTLALFGPTDPALWAPRGARVRVLRAPDSRLDSISVEEVFRAAQSLGG
- a CDS encoding phosphatidylserine decarboxylase, coding for MKVARGFWSHVLVVLAVAVVLSAIARHAGYSVAAWALLASGGLAIAFLAYFFRDPDRPVVEDSRAVVSGADGWVRSVERFREDKYLKTDCVRISTFLTPFDVHVNRAPIAGSIAALDYTPGKHLFTIQEAASDVNEHSSIVIVGRRTRCLVKQIVGPIVRRVVYWLTVGQSVEAGERIGMMKFGSRLDVYLPEEDVEVLVKPGDRVLAGITAIARIRKGDST
- a CDS encoding thioesterase family protein, whose protein sequence is MPRQKIILPETWLYETVVPIRITDLNYGRHVGNDTILGLLQEARVRWLRSLGYDSELLEGSLGLILVDLAVRFRSELTYGDDLLVRLTVSEWSHTGFELAYLGLKASDRSEAVRALTGLVFFDYASKRIAAAPPDFRSRVEHSGPPR
- a CDS encoding CDP-alcohol phosphatidyltransferase family protein, which gives rise to MMWRKLLPNLLTLAALGCAMLSILKAVEGEFVAAAQFIMLCLVFDGLDGNIARWCRGATKFGAELDTFVDIIGYGVAPALLAHQLVMKDHGVWGLLYVCFAPMSGALRLARFRVVDPHRGQKGYLGLPITVNAGWVAMMVFATQTGLLREDLFTLAGGPFAAMVWTVSTAMLFLQVSTLRYSKPTKAPLFFFAGIAMVLMLFLKEEIALVSALSMCAYGVFYAFISPFLPRHAELVDRAAESGELESAEDPVRYRSS